One Natronomonas gomsonensis genomic window, CGGGACCATCGAGTCGGAACTCGAAGTCGCCCGAGAGGAGCGCGGCCGGCTCGAGGAGGCACTCGACGCCCACGCGCCGGCGTAGTCAGGCGCCGTCTCTCGCCTCGACCATCTCGGTTTTGACTCCCTCAAGTAGCGACGTCGCTCGCTTCTGATTTTGGGCCTCGGCGTACAGTCTGACGAGCGGCTCCGTCCCGCTGGGGCGGGCCAACACCCATGCGTCGCCGTAATCGAGGCGGTAGCCGTCGATGGTCGTCAACTCGGCGTCGGCGTCGTCGGCGTGTCGCTCGGCGGCCGCGAGCATTGCCGTGCGGCCGGCCTCGTCCTCGTAATCGAGGTTCGCCCGAACGTTGGCGTAGCCGCCGTGGGATTGGGCCACCGCACTCGCGGGGCGGTCGGCGAGCAACGCGAGGAAGCGCGCGGCGGTGTAGGCGCCGTCGCGGGCGATGCGGTAGTCCGGAAAGAGGATGCCGCCGTTGCCCTCGCCCGCAATCGGGACCGTCCTGTTCTCTCGTTGAAGCTCTCGGATGCGACTGATGATGTAGGTACTGCCGATTGGAGTCAACTCCACGTCGGCGCCGGCGTCGTTGGCCACGTCCACCAGTCGCTGAGAGACGTTGACCGCAGAGACTGTCACGTCGCCGGCTTCCAGCTCGGCGGCGGCGAGTGCCGCGAGAGCGGTGTCGCCCTCGATGTGCTCGCCGTGTTCGTCGACGAATATCGCGCGGTCGGCGTCGCCGTCGTGGGCGATGCCGACGTCGGCGTCGGTCGTTCCGACGAGTCGCCGCAGGTCCGCGAGGTTCGCGGCGACGGGTTCCGGGTTCCGGCCGGGGAAGTGGCCGTCGGGTTGGGCGTTGACGGTGACGACGCGACAGCCGAGTTCCCGGAAGAACTCGGGGCTCGTCAGACAGCCGGCGCCGTGTCCGGGGTCCAGCGCGACCGTGATGTCGGTGTCGGCGATTCGTTGGCGGAGTCCCTCGGAGTCCAATCTATCGAGTAACGCGTCGACGTAGCGACCGGGAGCGTCGTCGACCTCCCGGTGGGTTCCGATGGCGTCGTAGCCGACAAGCGTAAAATCCTCCGCGAGGAGGCGCTCCTCGACTCGCTCCAGCGTCGATTGGGGCAACTCAACTCCGTCGGCCCCGATGAGTTTCATGCCGTTGTACTCCGGTGGGTTGTGACTCGCGGTAATCACGACCACGGGAACGCCGGTTCGTTCGGCGTAGGCTTGGGCGCCCGGCGTCGGCACGATTCCGAGGCGGTGTACGTCACAGCCGATGGCGGCGAGGGCGCTCGCGGCGGCGTCGGCGAACAGTCGACCGGTGGTTCGTGTGTCACGAGCGATGGCGACCGATTCGGTATCGAGCTGGGTACCCGCAGCAGCGGCGACTTGCCCGACGAACGGCGGCGTCAATTCCTTGCCTGCGACGCCACGGACACCACTCGACCCGAACACCTGCATACCTGTCCCCTTGGCGGGCGGCGGCAAAGGGGTTCCGACAGCGGCCGCTGGCGTCGGGATGAAGTGGAGGAACGGTCCTTCCAGAGGCACCGCAGCGTCAGGGGGACCTACCTATCCCTGCGCAGTCGGGGGCCTTCACGTTACGCGCCGCACGCTGTTTCGAGGGGTCGAACATATTTCGATGCTCGAAACATCGATTCGATGCGTACCCATTTATTAGTACAGTTCGTTAGGGAGCGATATGGACGAACTCGACCGTGACGTATCAGCGGTCGCGAACGTACTCGCCAAGCGAACGCCGCTGTTGACGGCACTCGCTGACGGGCCGATGGACCAGCGAGGACTGCGTGAGGAACTCGGTGTCTCGCGGTCGACGGTGTACAAGTCACTGAAAGAACTCGAAGACAAAGGGCTGGTCGAACAGCGCGCCGGCGGCTACGGTCTCACCGGTTTCGGGCGCCTGGCGTGGCAACGACACGACGCGTATCTTGCTCGACTCGAACGGCTGACCGACGCCGAACGACTCCTGAACAGCCTGCCGGTCGACCGCCAGTACCCGCCGTCGCTGTTCGAACGGGGCCACATCGTCGCGCCGGGGAGACACGCCCCCGAGCGGCCGCTCGAGCGGATGGAATCGCTCGCAGGGGCGGCCGAGCGGCTCCGGTGTCTCTCGCCGGCCGGGATGCCGCGATATCTGGAAGTCTCTCACGAACGGGTCGTGGCGACCGACCAGACGGTGACGCTCGTCATCGAATCGGCTGCACTGTCGCGGTTGGCCGACAGCTACGACCGCTTCGATGCGGCCATCGAACAACCCGGGTTGAACGTCAGAACCGCCGACGAGGAACTCCCGTTTGCAATAATGCTGTTCGACGACGACGTAGTCGGCCTGTTTGCCTACGACGACGGGTCGCTGCTGGGAGCGGCGTTCAGTTCCGACGACGACGCCGTCCAGTGGGGACGGACGGTCTTCGAGCGGGTACACGACCGCTCGGAACCGGTCGAACGCTCGACGCCTATATAAACGCTTTCGACCCTTCGACTCCGAGGGACGGTATGAGCGACGAGGACATCAGCATCGACGAAAAGCGCGTCTACGCCGACAAGAAAGGGGCCACGACGGCGTTCGTCGCGACCGGCGTCGGCATCACCCGCGTCGACATCTCCGACGATATCGTCGGGGAGTTCTCGCTGGTCCACCGGGGAACGGCGACCGATGCCGCCAGCGCCGACGGCCGCCTCGCGGTCGCGACGACCGAAGACGTTCTCGTGGGGACCGGCGAGGAGTTCGAACCGACCGGGTTCGGCCCCGCCGACGCCGTCGGCTATCACGACGGCCTGCTCGCGGCCGGCGACGGCCGTCTCGCCAGATACGACGACGGCTGGGTGACGCTCGCGGAGTTGGACGACGTGCGAGCGATGGACGGCGAGATGGTCGCCGCGGCCTCCGGTGTCCACCGCCTCGACGGCACACACGTCGGACTGACGGCCGCCCACGACGTGACGACTGCCGGCGGGCCGCTGGCGGCGACCGAAACGGGGCTGTACTACCTCGCTAACGGTTGGATGGACGCCCTCGACGGCGAGTTCCGGGTTACAGCCAATCGAGCCGACGGCACCGCCCACGCCGCCACGGCCGACCGACTCTACGAGCGGACCGACGTGGAGTGGTCGGCCGTCGAGTTACCTATCGAGGGGACCGTCGCCGACGTGGCGTACGGCGAGGCGACCTACGCGGTCACGACGGACGGAACTTTCCTCGTGAACGCGGGCGACGGCTGGCGACATCGCTCGCTCGGATTGCCCGACGTGACCGCGCTCGCCGTGGTCTAACCGATGAGTTCCGAGTCCGAATCGCGGTTCCGCGGGAACCGCTGTTCGGCGACGGCGAAGGCGAGCGTGCTGGCGAGTCCGACGAGCGTCCCCGCGGTGAGCGTCCCCGCGAGATACGGGAGGCCGGCGAACGGCAACTGGAGGAAGAACGCACTCAGGCCGTGGAGGACGATGGCGATTGCGGCCACGTAGAACGGGGCGTTGAGGTACCGCCACCGGAAACTGTCGTCGAGGTACTCGTCGGTGATGCGGCCGAGCGAGGCGACGACACCCGCGGCGGCGGCCCACTGGACCGACCCGTAGACGAACGCCGAGGCGGCCGCCAGCGGTTCCGGCGACGGCAACTCGCCGACGGTCTCCAGTCCGGACGCCGCGCCGACGGCGAGCAGGGCGACCCCGACGACGTACGTGATGAGTTGGACGCGTCCCGAAAAGAGGCCGACGCGGAGTCGCTCGGCGGTGTCGTCGATGGCGTCCTCCAAGCCGAGGCCGCGAAAGAGGATGTACAGTCCCAACAGCGCGGAGATGACCCCGAGTGTCGACCCCGGCAGACCCAACTCCTCGGCGACGATGGCGACCGGGTAGATGAGCAACAGGATGCCGAGCGGGATGAGGATGGTTCCGCGGGTCTCGGGGTCGGCGAGTACCTGCTTGAACGTGTAGTACATCGATTCGAGGTCCTGTGCCTGCCGGACGACGACGCGGCGGACGCCGTCGATGGGGACGCGAGAGCGGATGACCGGCAGGACGGACTCGTCTTGGGCGCCGTCGGTGACGACGATGGCACGGACGTCTTCGCCGGTCGACAGTGAGGCGAGGACGGTGTCAACCTCCTCGCCGACCTTGCGGTTGGCCGAAACGTCCGCCTTCGCCGTCCCGGTGACGACTGCCACCTCGACGGATTCGTCGTCGATGGCGTCGTGGAGGTGAATGCCCTGAAAACAGACGTTCACGTCGGAGTCCTCGGGGTCGGCGTTGGCGAGGGCGACGGCGGCGGCCTCGACGCTGTCGCGGCCGACGACCGGCGTCTCGAAGTCGGTCTTCCGACCGAGGTCGTCGTCGAGGTCGACACACAGGATGAGCAGCATCGCTGTTCGTGCGATGATTTCACGCGAGGCGTTAAGTCCCTTCTCCCTGCCGTGCGGTCGCTACGGTTCCGCGCGGCGTTCGACCCCGGCGAGTAGCGTTCGGACGGTGTCGAGTCGCTCGCCGAACGCCTGGGGGTGGGCCGCAAGCGTCACGACGAAGTCCTCGCCGACCTCGACCGCGTCGCTGACGTAGAGGTAGATGTCGACGCCCTGGCCCAACTCGACGAGGCGGGCCTGTCCGGCAAAGCGCGTGACGGTCGTCGTCTCGCCGGTCACTGCCGCTTCGAGTTCGCCGTCGAGTTTGAGGCCGCCGACGTTGTCGTAGCGGTCCTGAACTAACGCGGCGATTTCTTCGGCCGACATCTCGGCGATGGGGTTGAACGACCGGCCGAAAACGCTCACCTGTGGCGTCGAAAGCGTCGCGAACACCGCCGCTTGAATGCGCGTTCCGAGGAACCCGAGTTCGATGGCGCGGTCGTACTCCGAGACGATGTTCGTCACCTCGACGGTTCGGGAGAGTCCGAACCGCTCGAACTCCCGGGAAATAACGTCTTCAATCGTTCTGTGGTGGGTGTAGCCGGTCTCCTCTTGGACGCTCGTCGAGAGGCCGACGCCCGTCGCTCCGAACGCGGTGACGCCGCCGTCGAGAACGCCCGTACAGCCTGCGAGCCCGCCGGCAACTCCCGCACCGGCGCCGGCCAACAGTTCGCGTCGCGTCGGTCGCATACGTGTCGGAAGGCGGTCGTCGCTTTTCACCTCATCGGTCCCGCTATCGGACGTGGCCGGGGTCGGCCGGCCGCTCGGGAGCGACAGAGGGCAGACCGACGGCGTAGACGACGACCGGAAGCAACAGCAAGAACCCGAGGACGAACGGCGCCCAGTAGGCGACGGCGGTGTACAGTCCGCCCATCACGACGGGACCGATGGTGCGTGCGAGACTGCCGGCGCCCTGTGTCAGGCCGAACGCCGACCCCTGACGCGACCCGGCCCCCTTCGAGACCAGCGCGGTCAGCGTGACGCTCAACACGCCGTTGCCCAGCGATAGCGCCGCGAGAACGACGAGTAGGCCGAGCAACTGCGGCGTGAGAAAGCCGACGACTCCGGTCGCGTCCGGGAGGAGCCGTCCGATAGCCGGTGCCGCCGGAATCCCCACCAAGGAGACGGCGAGACAGCCGGCTCCGAAGACGGTCAGCGGCGCATCGCCGTACCGACTCGTCAGCGGGCCGATGAGGCCGCCTTGGACGACGACGGCGAGGACGCCGATGTAGGCGAAAAGCAGCGCCGCCTGACTCTCGGTGTAGCCGTAGATGTCGGCGACGTAGGGGATGAACATGATTTGGACGCCGGAGAAGGCAAACGAGACGAGAAAGAACGCTCCGAGCAGTCCGCGGAGGCCGGGAGCGGCCAAGGCGTTCCGGAGGGCGTCGAGTTGGGACTCCCGTTCGGTTTCGCCCTTCGTGGCCGGCAACAGGGTGGCGGCCAACAGGAGCGCGAGCAGACTCGCGGTGGCGGCGCCGAACGCCGGCAGCGAAAACGGTGAGACGGGAACGAAGGCAGGAGCGATACCGTCGACGACGGCGACAGTTTCCTCGAAGGCCAGCGCCGCACCGATGACCGGTCCGAAGATGAACCCGAAACCGAACGCCGCGCCGAGGTAGCCGAGGGCTTTCGGTCGCTCCTCGGGCGTCGTGAGGTCCGCCACGGAGGCTTGGGCGGCGGCGATGTTGCCGCCCATCGCACCGGCGAGTCCCCGGGCGACGAACAGCGTCGCCAGTCCGGTCGCGAAGCCGAAGATGGTCCACGCGAGGACTGCCCCGGCCAGCGACATCACCATCACGAGTCGGCGGCCGTAGCGGTCCGACAGCGCCCCGAGAAGGGGTGCAAAGCCGAACTGCATGAGCGAGTAGGTGGCCGCGAGCAGGCCGATGACCAACTCGGAGGCGCCGAACGACCGCGCGAAGTACGGGAGGATGGGGATGACGATGCCGAACCCCGCGAGGTCGACGAAGACGACGAGGAAGACGACGGCGAGGCCACGGCGGTTCTGCACGGGACGGTAGTCGGTGTCGACGTGTA contains:
- a CDS encoding DUF373 family protein; this translates as MLLILCVDLDDDLGRKTDFETPVVGRDSVEAAAVALANADPEDSDVNVCFQGIHLHDAIDDESVEVAVVTGTAKADVSANRKVGEEVDTVLASLSTGEDVRAIVVTDGAQDESVLPVIRSRVPIDGVRRVVVRQAQDLESMYYTFKQVLADPETRGTILIPLGILLLIYPVAIVAEELGLPGSTLGVISALLGLYILFRGLGLEDAIDDTAERLRVGLFSGRVQLITYVVGVALLAVGAASGLETVGELPSPEPLAAASAFVYGSVQWAAAAGVVASLGRITDEYLDDSFRWRYLNAPFYVAAIAIVLHGLSAFFLQLPFAGLPYLAGTLTAGTLVGLASTLAFAVAEQRFPRNRDSDSELIG
- the glmM gene encoding phosphoglucosamine mutase → MQVFGSSGVRGVAGKELTPPFVGQVAAAAGTQLDTESVAIARDTRTTGRLFADAAASALAAIGCDVHRLGIVPTPGAQAYAERTGVPVVVITASHNPPEYNGMKLIGADGVELPQSTLERVEERLLAEDFTLVGYDAIGTHREVDDAPGRYVDALLDRLDSEGLRQRIADTDITVALDPGHGAGCLTSPEFFRELGCRVVTVNAQPDGHFPGRNPEPVAANLADLRRLVGTTDADVGIAHDGDADRAIFVDEHGEHIEGDTALAALAAAELEAGDVTVSAVNVSQRLVDVANDAGADVELTPIGSTYIISRIRELQRENRTVPIAGEGNGGILFPDYRIARDGAYTAARFLALLADRPASAVAQSHGGYANVRANLDYEDEAGRTAMLAAAERHADDADAELTTIDGYRLDYGDAWVLARPSGTEPLVRLYAEAQNQKRATSLLEGVKTEMVEARDGA
- a CDS encoding HVO_0234 family beta-propeller protein gives rise to the protein MSDEDISIDEKRVYADKKGATTAFVATGVGITRVDISDDIVGEFSLVHRGTATDAASADGRLAVATTEDVLVGTGEEFEPTGFGPADAVGYHDGLLAAGDGRLARYDDGWVTLAELDDVRAMDGEMVAAASGVHRLDGTHVGLTAAHDVTTAGGPLAATETGLYYLANGWMDALDGEFRVTANRADGTAHAATADRLYERTDVEWSAVELPIEGTVADVAYGEATYAVTTDGTFLVNAGDGWRHRSLGLPDVTALAVV
- a CDS encoding MFS transporter, with protein sequence MQNRRGLAVVFLVVFVDLAGFGIVIPILPYFARSFGASELVIGLLAATYSLMQFGFAPLLGALSDRYGRRLVMVMSLAGAVLAWTIFGFATGLATLFVARGLAGAMGGNIAAAQASVADLTTPEERPKALGYLGAAFGFGFIFGPVIGAALAFEETVAVVDGIAPAFVPVSPFSLPAFGAATASLLALLLAATLLPATKGETERESQLDALRNALAAPGLRGLLGAFFLVSFAFSGVQIMFIPYVADIYGYTESQAALLFAYIGVLAVVVQGGLIGPLTSRYGDAPLTVFGAGCLAVSLVGIPAAPAIGRLLPDATGVVGFLTPQLLGLLVVLAALSLGNGVLSVTLTALVSKGAGSRQGSAFGLTQGAGSLARTIGPVVMGGLYTAVAYWAPFVLGFLLLLPVVVYAVGLPSVAPERPADPGHVR
- a CDS encoding DUF6517 family protein, which encodes MRPTRRELLAGAGAGVAGGLAGCTGVLDGGVTAFGATGVGLSTSVQEETGYTHHRTIEDVISREFERFGLSRTVEVTNIVSEYDRAIELGFLGTRIQAAVFATLSTPQVSVFGRSFNPIAEMSAEEIAALVQDRYDNVGGLKLDGELEAAVTGETTTVTRFAGQARLVELGQGVDIYLYVSDAVEVGEDFVVTLAAHPQAFGERLDTVRTLLAGVERRAEP
- a CDS encoding helix-turn-helix transcriptional regulator, which encodes MDELDRDVSAVANVLAKRTPLLTALADGPMDQRGLREELGVSRSTVYKSLKELEDKGLVEQRAGGYGLTGFGRLAWQRHDAYLARLERLTDAERLLNSLPVDRQYPPSLFERGHIVAPGRHAPERPLERMESLAGAAERLRCLSPAGMPRYLEVSHERVVATDQTVTLVIESAALSRLADSYDRFDAAIEQPGLNVRTADEELPFAIMLFDDDVVGLFAYDDGSLLGAAFSSDDDAVQWGRTVFERVHDRSEPVERSTPI